TCTCACCTTCAAATGATGGCACactgacctaagatcaatcttcgaAAAGTATCTTGCACCTtgaagctgatcgaataggtcatcaatccttggcaatgggtatTTATTCTTTATCGTTGATTTGTTCAACTCtctataatctatgcacatccttatactcccatccttcttctttacgaataacaccgaagctcaccagggtgatgaactaggtttaatgaaacctttgtctaacAATTCATGAAGTTACATCATAAGAtccttcatctctgttggtgctagtCGGTATGGTGCTTTTTCTATTGGTGTGGTTCCTAACAACAAGTCGATACATAATTCTACTTTTCTATTAGGGGGTCGTCCaggaagatcttctggaaatactTCCAGAAAGTCACACATCACTGGTATCTTCTTCACTTCCTTCTTCTCCATCTttgcatcgatcacgaatgccatATATGATGTGCATTCGttggacaaacattttctggctttcatcagggaaatGATTAAAGAATTTAGTCTATGTTTGTCcctatacaccataaatgacttaTTTCCAAGTAGGTTTACTCTCACCATCTTCTTCTTTCATAGTATCTCAACATCGTtcgcactaagccaatccattcccagtatGATGTCGAAATTGTTCAACTCAATGGGCAACAACTCCTTGTGGAATTTATTCCCGATCAAGTCAGTGATGATATTTTTAATGCAACCGCTAACACACAGgaatttgccactagcaacttctgcAACTAGAGCATTATCAAGTTTATCTATAGTCAATGCTAGTcttccaccaaatttatgtgatataaaggagtaattttcTCCAGAATCAAACAGTATATTAGCGggcaatccatttacaagaaaggtacctgaagcgacatctgaTGCATCCTTTCCTGCTTCTagggtcatctggaatgctctttccTTTGGCCTCGGTGGAACAGTAGGACTTGCTGCCTCTTtgttcttcgggcagtccttcaccatatgcccttcttcattacaaccaTAACGCACCCTCTTGCCAGATGTGCACTTATTGGGGTAATGCCCAGTCTTCCCACACGTTTAACAAGTCACTTCCCcgtcacattttcctaagtgctTCTTTTTGCAGTTTttacaccatcttgcttcacctctTCCTCCTCCAAGTTTCTTGGAACCGGGATTTGAGAATTTGCTTTTCTtcttggaccttgaagatccgtCAAATTTCAATTTCTCTCCAAACttagctctctccagacccttttcccttatttgggtctcaacattcttagctatccagatggtggctttcaaagtggttgcttgcttgaccatcAGACCAAAGTCTGCTAGAAATCCATTGGCAAGCGTGTTGACCATGGAGAGTTAAtttggaactaggtaaggaacaagcttcatcttcgcCGTAAAACTTTCAGCATACTCGGTgacgctcattcttcccttctttaggttctgaaattcgttgttgatctccagTAGATCTTGCTCAGAGAAGTACTGCATTTTCAGTTGCACTAAAAAGTCTTATCAATACATCTTgttagcttctcccttgggcatggtATCAGCTAGtagctgaagggttttgagcattctaacactcctatggtgtacatgcaaccctataaaccttggatctatattttctctattatacatgcaaatattcaatattccaagattttatcctaactagcataatatgaagtaactatactacaagaaactagtagaatgacatacctttcgatggagcttgaagtcttgaacctttaagagcctagtgcctcaagtgttgcacctcaaatcgTTCAGACAACACCaagaacccttggaataacttgagaataaggatacttaggTTCACACTCATGAAATCGGTTTGCCCTCTTTGTGTACACACACTCTAGTGCCTAGCACTTAGccccatttcatgaaccatagacctctttatatagtgtggaggattagggttacattcatctaaaccctaatacccatgacctttcatttccataggatccatgggttaaacactccatggactatccatgaaagcttatcccaacctaaatgaacttggcccaccatatatatataagagtccatatttaattagtccctTTTGGTCACTattttaattctaaattaattcttgatcaatactaattaaataatatgatttcatattaatatattagaacttataatatattaatataaatcactagtatccttttttctcattttatctatccaattgttctgatgccacGCAAcaaaaatggaccatgccaaatcggttcaagtacataccaattatagttatggacttagagactaatccaacagtctcccacttggataaatctaaaacTGTTGttgcgtatgactccaaaacccggctaacaatcgtagctcttaaagccgttgtcgaactctgacctagtcaataacttgtccattagataagggatcgtatattcctctattctagatatcatatggactgagacatggattatagtcattctctctgtctatttgttgtttcccgatttacgatttatgacgaccgactaattgaacaaatcaaatcagtccaggcttggccaagcacttaggggtgtcatcactaaatcatcgaggggcccacatatatcacttttatccctccaagggtaaaaggaatggataaacttcgactcatatgcttgttctactacttgttgaatcatacacaaaggcacgctttataacatcaagttaccaatgcgttggtgtcatcactaaatcattgaggggcccacatatatcacattTATCGGTCcaaggataaaaggaatggataaacttcgactcatatgcttgttctactactttttgaatcatacacaaaggcgtgttttataacatcaagttaccaatgaattttcgtacaatcaatgtgtaaccaactcatagtcaacaactcatatctctaggtttgaagaatataagatattatcgtctcatgatcactcatgataaaatccatgaagtgattcaaatgagcataggtttaatccaatactcagaacttatgagcactcatgaatattgtagcaactcttgctatgtccaacaccttagacatctacaagccaatttCATGACAAttttgccttaatacctacttccaacatattatcgactatggatggtttgaataacttattcattcaggaagaataacctagttattctggaagtcaaaatatgcaaagtgaaacacaagaataatactaatttaatatggccccaagcacctttgagagtaaatagaacaccttttatttaaacaccatattgattactcattattcattgtataatgtttcaaatttatcaacttaatacttgaattaaaacaatagtcgtcccatgctccaaaCATGTACACTATGTGTTCTAaccaatagttatgccatacaccaagtatgcacattatgtttgtctatgatctttactttgtgaaatagaccaattgaacatgattccaatgatgctcgtTTCATAgacccaaatccttaccgtaaatgtaagaattccaaattcctgccatttaatgaaatttgttagattctaaacttatacgcattgatccttttgtaatgactatgcacaaagtcacaaagacttgtcaacagacattacagagtattccaacggagatcattccatggaaacgaagtttcaaattcaaagtacattgctttgaacatccttcttgcattaagtttcctaatcttacacagatttaatgaataacttccacctatgggaacatttccatatcccattttgactatcacttctgaacaagagttgtctctTTTCAGGATTTGTCAATATGGTTCTCTCCAAAAATTTaattacaccatacttccaactgtccctgagtaaccaatctttggtaaaccttagattgtccttgacagttgcttaatcactttagtcatatccggttctagtactttttccctcttaatgctataggcatttggaaaatttagaaaggataaatattatagcacatgtaatcgatcctatacccgaagcatatgcgACACGAttaatgatgtctcacataaatacatgatactagatcagtcttttgctgtaatatttttatttgccatgttttcatatttcgactataaagagggatgtcgtaatcaaaatcgaattttgagaacgcaatatatatagaatttcctttagttgaaccattccaacataaaattcatatatatatatatatatatatatatatatatatatatatatatatatatatatatatatatatatatatatatatatatatatatgtccttgactaaagatgattaaaatctcaatctaagcttttagatgagaaatgaagtataatttcctcttccttaattatagcaaaaaacctttttcccaattgagTACCTCTACAGGATAGACCTCAACAGAAAACTGAAGAGTAACGGCAGCAAGTGATTGAGTTCAGTAATTCCTCATATAAAATTATTGACTCTAGAGATATAGTAATATGGAGAAGACAAAATTGTTTCAAGCACCGACAGAACCGGAAGCGCCCCTTCTTTCAAAGAGAAGTGGACGGATTATTCACATTTCATTTGATGGTCAGAGGCGAATTGAAAGCTAAGCAGTGGTAATTCTAAAGATTCCCGGGGGGGGAAAAATAGAGATGTCTCCTACGTTACCCATAATATGTGGAAGTATCAACGTAATTTAATAGAGTCATCCGGTCTGAATGCTACATGAAGAACATAAGCCAGATGATGGAACGGGAAGACCTAGGATGTAGAAGATCATAACATGAGTGATTCGGCAGATTTTGATTCCTATATATCCACCCATGTGGTACTTcattataccatatatataagatccaTCTGTATAGATATCACCATCTACATCCAGAAAGTCGTATGCTTTGGAAGAAGCTTGTACAGTTTGGGAAGGGGTTTTGATTGATAAAAAAGAAGAATCTACTTCAACCGATATGCCCTTAGGCACGGCCATACATaacatagaaatcacacttggaaagGGTGGACAATTAGCTAGAGCAGCGGGTGCTGTAGCGAAACTGATTGCAAAAGAAGGGAAATCGGCCACATTAAAATTACCTTCTGGGGAGGTCCGTTTGATATCCAAAAACTGCTCAGCAACAGTCGGACAAGTGGGGAATGTTGGGGTGAACCAGAAAAGTTTGGGTAGAGCCGGATCTAAGCGTTGGCTAGGTAAGCGCCCTGTAGTAAGAGGAGTAGTTATGAACCCTGTAGACCATCCACATGGGGGTGGTGAAGGGAGGGCCCCAATTGGTAGAAAACAACCCACAACCCCTTGGGGTTATCCTGCACTTGGAAAAAGAAGTAGAAAAAGGAATAAATATAGTGATAATTTGATTCTTCGTCGCCGTAGTAAATAGGAGAGAAAATAGAATTTCTTTCTTCGtctttacaaaacaaaaaaataggaGGAAGCTGTGACACGTTCACTAAAAAAAATCCGTTTGTAGcgaataatttattaaaaaaaataaataagctTAACACAAAAGCagaaaaagaaataataataacCTGGTCCCGGGCATCTACCATTATACCCATAATGGTCGGCCATACTATTGCTATCCATAATGGAAAGGAACATTTACCTATTTATATAACAGATCGTATGGTAGGACACAAATTGGGAGAATTTGCACCTACTTTAAATTTCCGAGGCCATGCAAAAAGCGATAATAGATCACGTTGTTAAAAAACGTTTGTTTatgtataataatatatatagatATTTATCATTGATTAGTAGGAGGCGAACTTTATGTTAAATAAGAGAACAACAGAAGTATACGCTTTAGGTCAACATATATCTATGTCTGCTCACAAAGCGCGAAGGGTAATTGATCAAATTCGTGGGCGTTCCTACGAAGAAACACTTATGATATTAGAACTCATGCCTTATCGAGCATGTTATCCAATTTTTAAATTAGTTTATTCTGCAGCAGCAAATGCTAGTTTCAATATGGGTTCGAATGAAGTAAATTTAGTCATTAGTAAAGCTGAAGTCAATGAAGGTACTATTGTGAAGAGATTAAAACCTCGCGCTCGAGGGCGTAGTTTTGCGATACAAAAACCTACCTGCCATATAACTATTGTAATGAAAGATATATCCTTAGATGAATATATAGATACCGACTCTATTACATGGTCACAAAAACCTAAATCGAAAAAAAGCATACAACTATGTCGTATTATGATATGTATAGTAATGGGGGAACATGGGACAAAAAATAAATCCAATTGGTTTCAGACTTGGTACAACCCAAGGTCATCATTCCCTTTGGTTCGCACAACCAAAAAATTATTCTGAGGGTCTGCAAGAAGATAAAAAAATAAGAACTTATATCCAGAATTATGtacaaaaaaatatgaaaacatCTTCTGGCGTCGAGGGAATTGCACATATAGAGATTCAAAAAAGAATCGACCTGATCCAAATCATAATCTATATGGGATTTCCAAAAATCTTAATTGAAAGTCGACCCCGAGGAATCGAAGAATTACAGATGAATTTACAAAAAGAATTTCATTCTGTAAATAGAAAACTTAACATTGCTATCACACGAATTGAAAAGCCTTacggaaaccctaatattcttgCAGAATTTATAGCGGGCCAATTAAAAAATAGAGTTTCTTTTCGCAAAGCAATGAAAAAGGCTATAGAATTAACTGAACAAGCAGATACAAAAGGAATTCAAGTGCAAATTGCAGGACGTATCGACGGAAAAGAAATTGCGCGTGTTGAATGGATCAGAGAGGGGAGGGTTCCACTACAAACCATTCGAGCTAAAATTGATTATTGTTGCTATACAGTTCGAACGATCTATGGGGTATTAGGCATCAAAATTTGGATATTTATAGACGGGGAATAATAAACCTTTATTCCTTTTGCATTCTATCCAGCGATGGAACAAAAAATGAGAAATTCGTTTCTTCTTTTTATTTTGTgttcaataaaaaaaaatgaacaaTTATAATTCTATAGGGTTGAATAAAAATTCAATTAATCTTTTGATAAAATTGCTAAGCTTAGTGTGTGACTCGTTGGTTTTTTGAGGGTTAGTATAAAAAACCAGCCCCACGGTATAAACAAATAACTATAGAAGTAATAACCAACTCATCACTTCGTATTATCTGGATCCAAAGAATCAGTCAAGATATGATATATTGTTCATATTGTTGTAGCAACTGaaatctttttttattatttattaaaaaatatgcTTCTAAGTTGTCAATCGAAATAAAAAAGAAAGGGTATGGATAAATGGAAGgatgagagaaagaaagaaaaagaatatTGATGATATAGAATTCCAATATGTAAGGTCTATGAGTCATCTCAGAAAAAGCTGTGTAATAAAGCATCAATACGGATTCATCATTAACATTAAATGGATCTGCTCATCGAACAAAAAATAAAGAGCTTCGAGCCAATAAAGGCTAAGAATATTGACTCAAGAACTAATAGCTCCATTGTAGAATTCAGACCTAACCATTAAGTAAGAAGCGATGGGAACGATGGAACCTGTGAATTCAAAAGATTCTAGTGAAAATGAATTCGAATGATTCATGGATCGGGATGGCGGAACCGACCAGAAACCAATTCATCTATTCGGAAAAGTTATGAGCTAATGATAGAACTGAAATAGAAATTGAAAGAGTAAATATTCGCCTGCGAACACTTTATTTTCTTGGATCGCTAAATTTGGGTCAATCCAATACGATAAAGAGTAAAACAAAAGAAAGATTCGTTTTAACAGTCTAAAATAGATAAATATAAGAAAaaatagttatgttatttaatatatttaattatctaTACAAACAAGATATACAAATTCATAATAGATTTGATCTAGATTAAATGAAATCCATGAttcattatattacttattaaatACATGTATATTTTCATTCAAATTATATTCTATCTGAACTGAATtcaaaatgtttaatttgaattcATTTTATTCGCGAGGAGCTGGATGAGAAGAAACTCTCACGTCCAGTTCTGTAGTAGAGATGGAATTCAAAATAAACCATCAACTATAACCCCAAAAGAACCAGATTCCGTAAACAACATAGAGGAAGAATGAAGGGAATATCTTATCGAGGTAATGCTATTTGTTTTGGTAAATATGCTCTTCAGGCACTTGAACCCGCTTGGATCACCTCTAGACAAATAGAAGCAGGTCGACGAGCAATGACACGAAATGCACGTCGCGGTGGAAAAATATGGGTCCGTATATTTCCAGATAAACCAATTACAGTAAGACCCGCAGAAACACGTATGGGTTCAGGTAAAGGCTCTCCCAAATATTGGGTAGCTGTTGTTAAACCAGGTCGAATACTTTATGAAATGGGTGGAGTAACAGAAAATATAGCCAGAAGGGCTATTTCAATAGCAGCGTCCAAAATGCCTATACGAGCTCAATTCATCATTTCGGGATAAAAAAGAAATAGGCCTTGGGTAAAAAAAATAGCGGGTGCGGGTTTCTTTTTTTGGACAAACAATATTCCTTTTTTTCTTCGACCTTTGTATTATAAAAAACAGATAAAAAAATGATATGATTCAACCTCAGACCCATTTGAATGTAGCAGATAACAGCGGGGCTCGAGAATTGATGTGTATTCGAATCATAGGAGCTAGCAATCGCCGATATGCTCATATTGGTGACGTTATTGTTGCTGTGATCAAAGACGCAGTTCCAAACATGCCTCTAGAAAGATCAGAAAGAGCTGTAATTGTCCGTACTTGTAAAGAACTTAAACGTGACAACGGTATGATAATACGATATGATGACAATGCCGCAATTGTGATTGATCAAGAAGGAAATCCAAAAGGAACGCGAGTTTTTGGTGCGATTGCCCGAGAATTGAGACAGTTCAATTTTACTAAAATAGTTTCATTAGCCCCTGAGGTATTATAGGTATTATAAAATCAGAGCACGATATGGTTATAGTAgggtatttaaaaaaaagaaatatattaaGATTCATTTAGTAGATTTTGTCTCACGTATATACCTTTCAAAATTAATATTCATAAACAAAtacgtaaaaaaaaaaagaaaaacatgtTGATTATATCCAAATTTGGAGGCaccaataattttaattaatcatgGGTAGTGATACTATTGCTGACATAATAACCTCTATACGAAATGCCGATATGTATAGAAAAAGCGTGGTTCGAGTAGCATCTACTAATATCAGCCAAAGTATTGTTAAAATACTTTTACGAGAGGGTTTTTATCGAAAACGTGAGAAAACATCGAGAAAACAACCAATCTTTTTTGGTTTTAACCCTACGACATAGACGGAATAGGAAAAGGACTTATAgaaatcttttaaatttaaaacggATCAGTCGGCCGGGTCTACGAATCTATTCTAACTATCAAAGAATTCCTAGAATTTTAGGTGGGATGGGGATTGTAATTCTTTCTACCTCTCAGGGTATAATGACATACCGAGAGGCTCGACTAGAAAGAATAGGCGGAGAGATTttgtgttatatatggtaatcCTTCTAATATCCGAATTCAATACGAAActtcttatttgtgaaaaagaaaagagaagggGTGGGTTGTCTAATAGGGTTCTTCCTCCACTAGTTGATACTTCAAGGGGGTTTTACCTGTAATGAAAGAACAAAAATGGATTCATGAAGGTTTAATTACTGAATCGCTTCCCAACGGCATGTTCCAGGTTCGTTTAGATAATGAAGATATGATTCTAGGTTATGTTTCAGGAAAGATCCGACGTAGTTTTATA
The genomic region above belongs to Lactuca sativa cultivar Salinas chromosome 4, Lsat_Salinas_v11, whole genome shotgun sequence and contains:
- the LOC128133258 gene encoding 50S ribosomal protein L14, chloroplastic-like, which codes for MIQPQTHLNVADNSGARELMCIRIIGASNRRYAHIGDVIVAVIKDAVPNMPLERSERAVIVRTCKELKRDNGMIIRYDDNAAIVIDQEGNPKGTRVFGAIARELRQFNFTKIVSLAPEVL
- the LOC128133499 gene encoding 50S ribosomal protein L2, chloroplastic-like gives rise to the protein MSPTLPIICGSINISPSTSRKSYALEEACTVWEGVLIDKKEESTSTDMPLGTAIHNIEITLGKGGQLARAAGAVAKLIAKEGKSATLKLPSGEVRLISKNCSATVGQVGNVGVNQKSLGRAGSKRWLGKRPVVRGVVMNPVDHPHGGGEGRAPIGRKQPTTPWGYPALGKRSRKRNKYSDNLILRRRSK
- the LOC128133256 gene encoding 30S ribosomal protein S3, chloroplastic-like: MGQKINPIGFRLGTTQGHHSLWFAQPKNYSEGLQEDKKIRTYIQNYVQKNMKTSSGVEGIAHIEIQKRIDLIQIIIYMGFPKILIESRPRGIEELQMNLQKEFHSVNRKLNIAITRIEKPYGNPNILAEFIAGQLKNRVSFRKAMKKAIELTEQADTKGIQVQIAGRIDGKEIARVEWIREGRVPLQTIRAKIDYCCYTVRTIYGVLGIKIWIFIDGE
- the LOC128133500 gene encoding 50S ribosomal protein L16, chloroplastic-like gives rise to the protein MKGISYRGNAICFGKYALQALEPAWITSRQIEAGRRAMTRNARRGGKIWVRIFPDKPITVRPAETRMGSGKGSPKYWVAVVKPGRILYEMGGVTENIARRAISIAASKMPIRAQFIISG